The DNA sequence GGGTATGCATACGGTCATAAAGCACACCAATAGAAAGGAACATTGCGCCAGCAACAAAGCCGTGAGAAATCATCTGCACAATGCCACCCTCAATACCCAAAGGGCTAAAGAGGAAGAAGCCTAGGGTTACAAAACCCATATGCGCTACAGATGAATAAGCAACCAGCTTTTTCATATCCTTCTGGACTAAAGCAACCGCACCTACGTAGATCACAGCAACCAAAGATAGGAAAATTACAAATGGTCCCAAATATTGACTTGCATCTGGAGCAATAGGCAATGAGAAACGCAGGAAACCGTAAGCGCCGAGCTTCAACATAATTGCAGCCAAGACTACGGAGCCACCGGTTGGAGCTTCAACGTGCACATCTGGCAACCAAGTATGCAATGGCCACATTGGCACTTTCACAGCAAATGCCATAAAGAATGCAGCAAATAATAGGATCTGCTCAACGATGTCTAAGCGTGCATTTTGCCAAGCCAAGATATCAAAGGTATTAGTTACGTTGTACAGATACAGCATGGCAATCAATGTAAGCAAAGAGCCAAGCAAGGTATACAAGAAGAACTTGAATGCAGCGTAAATACGATTATGACCACCCCACACACCAATGATGATGTACATCGGGATCAAGGTAGCCTCAAAGAAGACGTAAAACAATAATGCGTCAAGCGCACAAAATACGCCAATCATCAATCCAGACAGGATCATGAAAGAAGCCATGTACTGAGATACTTTGGTTTCAATAACTTCCCATGCTGCAATCACCACAATGATGTTGATAAAAGCTGTGAGGACAATAAACCAAACGGAGATACCGTCGATACCTAGGTAATAGTTAATGTCGTAGCGCGGAATCCAGCTAATCTTTTCTACAAACTGCATTCCAGAATTGGCAATATCAAAATTAATCACCAATGGAAGAGTTGCAATAAAGCCGAGTACGGCACCAATTAGAGCTAACCAGCGTACGCCGGCAGATGGCTTCTCAGACCCATAAAACAAAATAATGAGTCCAAAGACAATCGGGGTCCAGATGGCGTAAGAAAGAATCATAGTGGCTACTTAAGTAACAAAGGCCTAGCGAACAAAAGGCAGATAAGCGTACAAAACCCAAGCTAACAATACCGCTAGGCCCGCAATCATTGCGAAAGCATAGTGATATAGATAACCGGATTGCAAATGGCGAATAACTCCAGCAAAGCGCCCTACTGTATGAGCACTGCCGTTAACGAAGAATCCATCGATAACCTTTTGGTCGCCACGATGCCATAGGAATCCACCGATCCAAATGAGGCCCTTAGCAAATACAGCTTGGTTGATTTCATCGAGGTAGTATTTGTTATCAAACAATTTCTTAATTGGTGCAAATGTTTCAGCAACTTTGCCGGGCAATTTAGGTGCCCATAAATAGCCGATAGCTGCAGTAAGTACACCTAACACTACTAATAGCAATACAGGCGAAGTAAATGCATGAATCGCCATAGCAACTGGACCGTGGAATTCATCTTCCAACTCTTTCATCACTGGATGGCGTACTAAATCAATAAAGATTGAATCACCAAAGAATGTTCCAAACAACAATGGTGAGATTGTGTAGAAACCAATGATCACAGATGGAATAGCCAAGAGAATCAAAGGCAAGGTCACTACAAATGGTGATTCGTGTGGTTTTTGACCTGGAGCCAATCCATGATGCGCATGGTCATCGCCCTGCTCTGCATGATCATGATGATGATCATGCGCGTGTACATCATCGTGACCCCAGCGTGCTTTGCCGTGGAATACATAGAAATACAAACGGAATGAATACAAGGCTGTTACAAATACACTCGCCATAACCGCAAAGTATGCAAATCCAGAACCAGGAATATGGCTTGCTGCTACCGCTTCAATAATGGAGTCTTTTGAATAGAAGCCTGAGAAAAATGGCGTACCTACAAGCGCTAAGTTGCCAAGCAACATCATGAGGCAAGTAATTGGCATGTATTTCCAGAGACCACCCATCTTACGCATGTCTTGTTCATGGTGCATGCCAAGAATCACACTACCTGCTGCAAGGAACAATAAGGCTTTAAAGAAAGCATGAGTCATCAAGTGGAAGATGGCTACTGGGTAAGCAGAAACACCCAAAGCAACAGTCATATACCCCAGCTGCGACAGGGTTGAATAAGCAACCACTCGCTTGATATCGTTTTGGACAATACCAAGAAAGCCCATAAAGAGTGCTGTGATGGAACCAATCACTAAGATGAAGCTCAATGCAGCATCAGACAACTCAAATAAAGGCGACATGCGCGACACCATAAAGATGCCAGCGGTAACCATGGTTGCAGCGTGAATCAATGCAGAAATTGGAGTTGGACCTTCCATTGAGTCAGGCAACCAAACATGCAATGGAAATTGAGCCGATTTACCCATTGCACCAATGAACAAGCAAATACAAGCAACAGTCATTAAATTCCAGCTGGTGCCAGGCAATGTTTGCGCAGCTAAAGCAGAGTTCTGAGCAAAAATAACGTCGTATTGCATCGAGCCTGTACTAGCCAACAAAATGCCGATACCAAGGATGAAACCAAAGTCACCAACGCGGTTAACCAAGAAAGCCTTCATATTGGCAAACACGGCAGATTGACGTTCAAAGTAGAAGCCAATCAATAAATAAGAAACTACGCCAACTGCTTCCCAACCAAAGAAAAGTTGCAATAGGTTATTACTCATTACCAGCATCAACATGGCAAAGGTAAACAAGGAAATGTAAGAGAAGAAGCGGTTATAACCCTCTTCACCATGCATATAACCAATGGTGTAGATGTGAACCATGAGCGACACAAAGGTCACTACGCACATCATCGTCGCTGTTAGGGGGTCAATTAAGAAACCGATATCCAGATTGAGCTCACCCAATTGCATCCAGCGGTAAACGGTTCCATTGAAATAGAAACCATCCATCACTTGTACTAAAACATTACAAGACAAAACAAATGCAATTGTGACGCCTAAGATGGTTACAAATTGACTTGCGCCGTGTCCGATGCGATTGCCGCCTAATTTAGTGCCAAAGAATCCGGCAATGATGGAGCCAACCAATGGCGCCAATGGAATTGCGCAGAGTACAGGAATATTTAAGGTCAATTGCATGACTAGCCTTTAAGGTGGTCAAGATCTTCGGCATTAATGGTGTCAACCTTACGGAAGAGCACAACCAAAATTGCCAAGCCGATAGCTGCTTCAGCAGCTGCCACTGTCAAAATAAAGAATACGAATACTTGACCCGCCATATCTCCCAAGTAATGAGAGAAGGCAACAAAGTTCATGTTGACCGCAAGAAGCATCAATTCGATTGCCATCAGCAATACGATCACATTCTTACGATTTAAGAAAATACCAATAACACTAGTTGCAAAGAGAATTGCACCTAATACTAAGTAGTGAGCGAGAGTAATGTTCATTTCTTCTCTCCTCTTGTATCTTGCTTTGCAGCCATGTCTGAACCCATTTTCACAATGCGCATACGATCTGCCGCAACCACATTGACTTGTTCGTGAATATTTTGTGACTTAGAGTCCTTGCGATTACGCAAGGTCAAAGCAACGGCAGCAATAATTGCTACCAGCAAGATCACTCCAGCAACTTCAAACGCGTAAACATAATCAACAAAGATCAGCATGCCCAAAGCTTGAGTATTGTTTGCCATCATTTCTTCAGGCATTGGCTGAACTGGTGCATTAGTGCCAATAAAACTACGAATGATCACTATAGATAGTTCAAGAACAATAACGGCACCCATCAAGAAGGCAACCGGTAGGAATTTTTTGAAGTCACGACGCAAGTGCTCTAAATCCAAATCGAGCATCATGACCACGAAAAGGAATAAAACCATCACCGCGCCAACATAAACCAAGATCAAGGCAAGACTTAAAAACTCGGCTTTGAGCAACATCCAAAGACCAGATGCGCAGAAGAATGCCAATACCAAAAATAAAGCTGCGTGGACTGGGTTACGAGCTGTAATCACGCGCAATGCAGAGATAACAAGTAAGCCCGCAAAGCCGTAGAAAAAAACAGCAAACAAAGTAGATGGATCGAATGTCATATTCAGTTCAGCTCAATTCGATTAACGGTAAGGTGCATCAGCTGCACGGTTAGCGGCGATATCTTTTTCATACTTATCGCCGACAGCCAAAAGCATGTCTTTAGTGAAATACAGATCGCCACGCTTATCGCCAAAATATTCAAAAATATTAGTTTCAACAATTGCATCAACTGGACACGCTTCTTCGCAGAATCCACAGAAAATGCACTTTGTTAAGTCAATGTCATAACGACTGGTGCGACGAGTTCCATCATCACGCTCAGCGGTTTCAATAGTAATTGCATAAGCTGGGCATACTGCTTCACAGAGTTTGCAACCAATGCAGCGCTCTTCACCATTTTCATAACGACGGAGTGCGTGTAAACCGCGGAAGCGATTAGACAATGGTGTCTTCTCATCCGGATACTGAACAGTAATTTTTGGCTTGAAAAGATAGCGGCCAGTAATCGACATACCAGTAAGGATGTCTTTGAGCATCAAGCTATCGAGGAATTGGGAAATTTTCTTAAACATGATTGGTCAACTTATTTCCAAATATTCCATGGGGATACAACCCATGCGCCGATAACAACCACCCAGAATACGGAGATGGGAATAAAGATCTTCCAACCCAAACGCATGATTTGGTCATAGCGATAGCGTGGCAATGTGGCACGCAACCAGATCACACAAGACAAGAGGAAGAATGTCTTGCCAAATAACCAGAAGAAACCTGGAATGTCGCGCAAGATTGGCAAATCAACAATCGGTAACCAGCCACCTAGGAACATGATGGAAGCAACAGCTGCAATCAAAATCATGTTGGCGTATTCAGCCAAGAAGAACATCGCAAAAGACATGCCTGAGTACTCAACCATGTGTCCAGCAACAATCTCAGACTCACCCTCAACCACATCAAATGGATGACGGTTAGTTTCGGCAACACCAGAAATAAAGTAAATCAAGAACATCGGTAGCAATGGGAGCCAATTCCAAGAAAGGAAATTCAGACCCATATCTGCAAATACACCCTGTTCTTGAGATGCAACGATTGCGCTTAAGTTTAGGGAGCCAGAAGTAAGCAACACGGTTACCAATGCAAAGCCCATCGCAATTTCGTATGAAATCATTTGGGCTGATGCGCGCATGGCACCAAGGAACGGATACTTTGAATTAGATGACCAGCCAGCCAAAATCACGCCATAAACACCGATCGATGAAATAGCCATGATGTAAAGCAAACCAGCATTAACATCAGCCAAAACCATCTTGGCTTGAAATGGAATGACTGCCCATGCTGCAAACGCAGGCATGATCACCATAATTGGCGCTATGAAATAAAGAACTTTACTTGCTTGTGCCGGAGCAATAATCTCCTTCATCAAAAGCTTTAATGCATCTGCAATTGGCTGCAACAAACCTAATGGACCAACACGGTTTGGACCAAGACGAATATGCATCCAACCGATGAGCTTTCGTTCCCAGAGGGTTAAGTAAGCTACACAACCAAACATTGGCAATACGATAATGACGATGCGCACCAAAGCCCAAACCAATGGCCACAAAGAACCAAAAATAGCTTCACCTTGGGTGGTAACGAGGTTCAAGAAATTATCCATCTCTGACCTTATGCCTTACTAACAGTTACAGGGCCAAACATAGAGCCCAATTTCGCACTAGCCATAGTGCCAGCAGAAATTCTGACGGCGCCTGGCGCTAGGTTTACTTCTAATGTTGCTGGCATATCTACCGTCTGACTGCCTTGAGTAACGCGCACAGCATCGCCCTCTTTCAAGCCTAATTCAGAGAATGTCTTTTGATTTAAGCCAGCTTGATTGCCACGTTTTGCATCACGTGTAAGTTGCAGCGCTGATGAACGACGAACAATTTGGTCGCCGGCATAGATATTGACATCAGCCAAGCGCTCAAGACCATTCATAGGAGCCGCATTTCCATTGGCAATAGATGTAGCTGGAGTGTTATTGCTCAAGCGAGTGCAATAGTTTTCAGGTAACGCTTCCCCCAAGACTTCTTCAGGAAGATTAAATAAGAAACCATCAAGACCCAAAAGACCGCCGAGCACACGAATGACTTTCCATGCCGGACGTGAATCGCCCAATGGTTTTACTGAAGGTTGAACAGTTTGGGCTCTACCCTCTAGGTTTACAAATGTAGAAACTGTTTCTGAGAATGTTGAAATTGGCAGAATGACATCAGCCACCTCAAGCAAATCTGCACTCTTGTAAGCGCTCAATGCGATAACTGTGTTTGCCTTTGCCAAAGCAGCACGTGCTGCAGTTGGATTTGGAAGGTCTGCATCAGGCTCGATATTCATCAAGATCACCGCACGGCGCTCGCCAGACAGAACCGATTCAACACCAGCTCCGTTAGCGTTAACCAGTGAGGCGCCAACTGAATTGCCGCCAACAGGTAAGAAGCCTAAAGTTGCACCGGTTTGCTCTGCAATAAATTGAGCCAGTACATGTAAGTCAGACGCATGTTGGTGCGCAATAGCAGCAGACCCAAGCAATACAGCCGCTGATTCACCAGAAATCAGACTGTCTGCAATTTTTTGGGCTGCAGGCGAGACTGCTAAGTTAGCCGTGCCAGCAGGTGCGCTAACTGATTTTGCTTTAGCTACTGCTTGAGCAACTTCACTTAATGCATTGAGCCACGCGCTTGGAGCAGCAGAGATGCCATTACTTGGAATTAACCAGTCGTCACCACCAGCATCAATACGGGTTACCTGTAATCCACGTTTGCTTGCAGTACGAACCCGAGCCGCCAATACGGGCTGATCTTTACGCAAAAAGCTACCAACAACTAAAACGCGATCTAATTCATTGATTTTGGCAATCGGCATACCGAGCCATGGCGCGCTTACAGAAGCAGCAACATCAGATTGGCGCAAACGAGTTTCTACTTGCTTAGAGCCTAAACCGCGAACCATCTTTTGCAAGAGATGTAATTCTTCAGTGCTGGAGATTGGGTGGGCTAAAGCACCGATTGCCTCAGAACCACTTTCCGCTGAAATAGTCTTCAATGAATGTGCAACATAATCAAGCGCTGATTGCCAATCAGTTTCTAACCATTGGCCACCCTGCTTCACCATTGGCGTAGTTACACGATCAGTACTATTTAAACCTTCATAGGAGAAACGATCGCGATCGCTAATCCAGCATTCATTAATTGCTTCATTTTCAAGCGCTACAACACGCATTACTTTATTTGCTTTAGTTTGAACGGTGGTATTTGCACCCAAACTATCGTGCGGGCTTACTGAACGCTTACGTCCTAATTCCCAAGTACGCGCTGCATAACGGAATGGCTTGCTGGTTAAAGCGCCCACTGGGCATAAGTCAATCATGTTTCCAGAAAGCTCTGAATCCACTGTCTGACCTACGAAAGTAGTAATTTCTGAATGCTCACCACGGTTGACCATACCTAATTCCATCACCCCAGCCACTTCTTGGCCGAAGCGAACGCAACGTGTGCAGTGAATACAACGAGTCATCTCCTGCATGGAGATCAATGGTCCAACATTCTTATGGAATACAACGCGCTTTTCCTCGTCGTAGCGAGAATTGGATTTGCCGTAACCTACCGCTAAATCTTGTAACTGGCACTCACCGCCTTGATCGCAAATTGGGCAATCTAATGGGTGGTTAATGAGCAAGAATTCCATTACAGAACGCTGCGCTTCAACTGCTTTAGCTGAATGCGTAAACACCTTCATACCTTGAGTAACTGGTGTTGCACATGCAGGCAAAGGTTTGGGGGCTTTTTCAACCTCCACCAAGCACATACGGCAGTTGGCAGCGATTGATAATTTCTTGTGATAGCAGAAGTGAGGTACGTAGGTGCCGAGCTTATTCGCGGCGTGCATCACCATCGAACCTTGCGGAACTTCTACTGCCTTACCATCTAATTCGATTTCTACCATGCTCACTTTTAGATATCCCGTGCTCTAAATCTTTATAAAGGTTTTGCAGAATCTAAGCAGCGCTTATGTTCTACGTGATACACAAATTCATCCATGTAATGCTTCAACATGCCGCGTACTGGCATCGCTGCTGCATCACCCAAAGCGCAAATCGTACGACCTTGAATATTTGCTGCTACGTCATTGAGCAAATCCAAATCCTCTGGACGCCCTTTGCCATGCTCAATACGGTGAACAATGCGCCATAACCAACCAGTACCTTCACGACAAGGGGTGCACTGACCACATGATTCCTCGTGATAGAAGTAAGACAAGCGCTCTAATGCGCGAACCATACAACGTGTTTCATTCATCACAATCACAGCACCTGAACCCAACATCGATCCAGCTTTTGCAATGCTGTCGTAATCCATGGTGAGTTCCATCATTTGCGCGCCAGGCACAACTGGAGAAGATGAACCACCAGGGATAACCGCTTTTAATGCTTTGCCATCACGCATACCACCAGCAAGCTTCAATAGCTCTGCAAATGGGGTGCCTAAAGGAATCTCATAATTACCTGGGTGAACTACATCCCCAGAGATAGAGAAGATTTTTGTTCCACCGTTATTAGGCTTACCAAGATCTAAGTAAGCCTGACCACCAATTGCCAAAATGAATGGCACAGCAGCGAATGTTTCGGTGTTGTTAATCGTTGTTGGTTTGCCATACAAACCAAAGCTTGCTGGGAAAGGAGGCTTAAAGCGTGGCTGACCCTTTTTTCCCTCCAAGGACTCTAACAATGCAGTTTCTTCACCGCAAATGTAAGCACCCCAACCTGGAGATGCATGCAATTGGAATGAAAAATCACTACCTAAAATTTTGTCGCCCAAATAACCTGCAGCGCGCGCTTCTTCCAGGGCCTCTTCAAAGCGTGAATACACTTCCCAGATTTCACCGTGGATATAGTTGTAGCCAGTTGCAATACCCATGGTGTATGCACCAATAATCATGCCTTCAATCAAAGCATGTGGGTTGTAACGCATGATGTCGCGGTCTTTAAAAGTACCAGGCTCACCTTCGTCACTATTACAAACTAAATATTTTTGCCCCGGGAATTGACGTGGCATAAAGCTCCACTTCAAACCAGTCGGGAAGCCCGCACCACCACGTCCACGTAGTGATGAAGCTTTCAATTCTGCAATGATGGCATCAGGCGCAACTTTATCGTTGATTAAACGACGTAATTGCTGATACCCACCACGGCTTTCGTAATCTTTTAAACGCCAGTTATCACCATTTAATCCAGCAAGGATCAGCGGCTTGATATGACGATCGTGCAAGCTGGTCATGCTGCTTTCCCTTCTGCACGTAATTCATTTAACAATGCATCAATCTTTTCTTTGCTCATGAAGCTGCACATACGCTTGTCATTCACGAGCATTACTGGTGAATCACCACATGCACCCATGCACTCGCCCTCTTTCAGAGTAAACGTGCCGCATGGAGTTGTTTCGTTGTAGCCAATGCCGAGTGTTTCTTTGAGGTATGTAGCAGCAGTTTCACCATGCGTTAACTGGCATGGCAAGTTTGTGCAAATTACCAATTTGTACTTACCAATTTTTTTGGTGTTGTACATGTTGTAGAAAGTGGCCACCTCATCCACTGCAATGCTTGGCATTTCTAAGATCTGAGCAATAGTCTCTATGACTTCAGGAGTAACCCAGCCCACCTCTGTTTGAGCGGCAATTAAACAAGCCATTACTGCAGATTGCTTGTGCTCTGGTGGGTACTTGGCGATATTGCGATGAATATCGGCCATTGTTTTGTCGGATAGTTGAAGAGTTGTAGTCATTAAATAATCCTTGGCACGCTAATTAGCGGTCAATCTCCCCGAACACGATATCTTGGGTACCGATAATGGTCACCGCATCAGCCAACATATGGCCACGTGACATTTCATCCATTGCAGATAAATGTACAAATCCAGGTGCACGAATCTTCATGCGGTATGGTTTATTGGCGCCATCTGAAATCAAGTAAATACCAAACTCACCTTTTGGATGCTCAACAGCAGAATAAGCCTCGCCATCAGGGACGTGGATACCTTCAGTAAAGAGTTTGAAATGGTGAATCAATTCTTCCATATTGGTTTTCATATCCACGCGCTTCGGTGGAGAAACCTTATGGTTATCGCTCATGACAGGACCTGGATTTGCTTTTAGCCAAGCCACGCACTGTTTGATGATGCGATTAGATTGACGCATTTCTTCCATGCGAACTAAATAACGATCATAGGAGTCGCCATTTACCCCAACCGGAATATCAAAATCAAGTCGGTCATACACTTCGTATGGCTGCTTCTTACGCAAATCCCACTCGATACCAGAGCCGCGCAACATAGGGCCAGTAAAGCCAAGCTGCAATGCACGTTCAGGAGTAACGATGCCGATATTTACCAAGCGTTGCTTCCAAATACGGTTATCCGTTAAGAGATTGCAATACTCGTCGACATTGGCGTCAAAGCCATTAGTAAATTGCTCAATGAAATCCAATAAGGTACCGCTGCGGTTTTCATTCAAACGCTTTACCGCAGAAGCGCTACGAATCTTAGATTTATCGTACTGGGCCATCTGATCTGGCAAGTCACGATAAACACCGCCTGGACGATAGTAAGCAGCGTGCATACGTGCGCCAGATACTGCTTCATACATGTCAAAGATATCTTCACGATCGCGGAAGGCGTAAAGGAACACAGCCATCGCGCCAACGTCAAGACCATGGCAACCAATCCAGAGTAAGTGATTTAATAGGCGAGTTAGCTCGTCATACATTACACGGATGTACTGAGCACGTAATGGAACATCTACTTGCAATAACTTTTCAATGGCCATGACATAGGCATGCTCATTGGACATCATAGAAACGTAATCCAAGCGATCCATGTAGGGAACGTTTTGAATCCATGTACGAGTTTCTGCTAATTTTTCAGTAGCACGGTGCAACAAACCAATATGCGGATCGGCGCGTTGGATTACTTCGCCGTCGAGCTCAAGCACTAAACGCAATACGCCGTGTGCAGCAGGATGCTGAGGACCAAAATTGAGGGTGTAGTTCTTAATTTGTGCCATGACTTAAACCGGACCTCCGTACTGCTCTTCACGAACAATGCGTGGAGTAATTTCGCGAGCCTCAATCGTGACTGGCTGATAGACAACGCGCTTTAACTCTGGGTCATAACGCATTTCCACATTACCGCTGATTGGGAAATCTTTTCTAAATGGGTGACCAATAAAGCCATAGTCAGTCAAGATGCGACGTAAGTCGTCATGACCATCAAACAAAATACCGTAGAGGTCAAACGCTTCACGTTCAAACCAGTTAGCGGAATTCCACACCGGAGTAATTGAGGCAACCAATGGATAGCTATCGTCAGGTGCAAATACGCGCACACGCAAGCGCCAGTTATGCTCAATAGAAAGCAAATGGCTCACAACACCGAAGCGTTGACCGCCCCACGCGCCTTCACGGAAGTCTTGATAATCTACACCACACAAATCAATCAATTGCTCAAAAGCAAGAGATGGATCATCACGTAACAACATGGCGGATTCAAAATAGGTATCTGCGTTAACAACAACAGTAACTTCACCTAATGCAATCTCAATTGATTGAACGCGCTTACCTAAAACTTTTTCTAAATTAGCAGCTAATTGATTTAAGCGATCTGACATGATTTAAGCCTTCCGCGCAATCGTGCTGGTACGTGCGATCTTGGATTGCAGCTGAATAATTCCGTAGATCAACGCTTCCGCAGTTGGAGGGCAACCAGGGACATAAATATCCACTGGCACGATGCGGTCACAACCGCGAACAACTGAATACGAGTTATGGTAGTAGCCACCGCCATTTGCACAAGAACCCATTGAGATCACCCAACGTGGTTCAGGCATTTGGTCATAAACTTTTCGCAAAGCGGGAGCCATCTTGTTGCATAAGGTACCAGCCACAATCATCAAATCTGATTGACGTGGTGATGGGCGGAACACTACGCCAAAGCGGTCTAAGTCATAACGAGATGCGCCAGCATGCATCATCTCTACCGCGCAGCAGGCCAGACCAAAGGTCATTGGCCATAAAGAACCATTGCGAGTCCAGTTAATCAACTGGTCAGCTGTAGTGGTTACAAAACCTTCTTTGAGAACGCCTTCTAATGCCATATCTATCACTCCCAGTCGAGAGCGCCCTTTTTCCAGATATATACAAATCCCACAATGAATTCCAACAAGAAAATCACCATAGAGGCGTAGCCAAGCCATCCAATATCACGCAAAGCTACACCCCATGGGAACAGGAATGCAGTTTCTAAGTCAAACAGGATGAAGAGAATGGCGATTAAGTAGTAGCGTACGTCGAACTTCATACGCGCATCTTCGAAAGCTTCAAAACCGCACTCATATGGAGAGAGTTTTTCAGCGTCAGGCTTCGAAGGAGCCAAAATTTTTCCGAGGAACATGGGGACTAATCCCACCCCAATACCTACGAGGATAAAAAGCAGAACAGGAAAGTAATTAGCGAGATTCAAAATAGCCCTGATTCGTTTGTCTGGTAAATCCTAAAAGCAGCAAATTATTAATTATTCCACTACATAAAGTATTGATTTAGAGCAAAAACCCTTATCAATACTCATTTTTGGTGCCGACGGCGA is a window from the Polynucleobacter sp. MWH-Aus1W21 genome containing:
- a CDS encoding NADH-quinone oxidoreductase subunit M, with protein sequence MILSYAIWTPIVFGLIILFYGSEKPSAGVRWLALIGAVLGFIATLPLVINFDIANSGMQFVEKISWIPRYDINYYLGIDGISVWFIVLTAFINIIVVIAAWEVIETKVSQYMASFMILSGLMIGVFCALDALLFYVFFEATLIPMYIIIGVWGGHNRIYAAFKFFLYTLLGSLLTLIAMLYLYNVTNTFDILAWQNARLDIVEQILLFAAFFMAFAVKVPMWPLHTWLPDVHVEAPTGGSVVLAAIMLKLGAYGFLRFSLPIAPDASQYLGPFVIFLSLVAVIYVGAVALVQKDMKKLVAYSSVAHMGFVTLGFFLFSPLGIEGGIVQMISHGFVAGAMFLSIGVLYDRMHTRQIADYGGVVHRMPAFTAFAVLMAMANCGLPATSGFVGEFMVILAAVDYDFVIGILAATALILGAAYSLWMVKRVFFGTINNAHVEELKDLNCREYFLMAVLSICVIGMGVYPKPFTDIIHPAVINLLQHVAVSKL
- the nuoL gene encoding NADH-quinone oxidoreductase subunit L, whose product is MQLTLNIPVLCAIPLAPLVGSIIAGFFGTKLGGNRIGHGASQFVTILGVTIAFVLSCNVLVQVMDGFYFNGTVYRWMQLGELNLDIGFLIDPLTATMMCVVTFVSLMVHIYTIGYMHGEEGYNRFFSYISLFTFAMLMLVMSNNLLQLFFGWEAVGVVSYLLIGFYFERQSAVFANMKAFLVNRVGDFGFILGIGILLASTGSMQYDVIFAQNSALAAQTLPGTSWNLMTVACICLFIGAMGKSAQFPLHVWLPDSMEGPTPISALIHAATMVTAGIFMVSRMSPLFELSDAALSFILVIGSITALFMGFLGIVQNDIKRVVAYSTLSQLGYMTVALGVSAYPVAIFHLMTHAFFKALLFLAAGSVILGMHHEQDMRKMGGLWKYMPITCLMMLLGNLALVGTPFFSGFYSKDSIIEAVAASHIPGSGFAYFAVMASVFVTALYSFRLYFYVFHGKARWGHDDVHAHDHHHDHAEQGDDHAHHGLAPGQKPHESPFVVTLPLILLAIPSVIIGFYTISPLLFGTFFGDSIFIDLVRHPVMKELEDEFHGPVAMAIHAFTSPVLLLVVLGVLTAAIGYLWAPKLPGKVAETFAPIKKLFDNKYYLDEINQAVFAKGLIWIGGFLWHRGDQKVIDGFFVNGSAHTVGRFAGVIRHLQSGYLYHYAFAMIAGLAVLLAWVLYAYLPFVR
- the nuoK gene encoding NADH-quinone oxidoreductase subunit NuoK, translated to MNITLAHYLVLGAILFATSVIGIFLNRKNVIVLLMAIELMLLAVNMNFVAFSHYLGDMAGQVFVFFILTVAAAEAAIGLAILVVLFRKVDTINAEDLDHLKG
- a CDS encoding NADH-quinone oxidoreductase subunit J, which gives rise to MTFDPSTLFAVFFYGFAGLLVISALRVITARNPVHAALFLVLAFFCASGLWMLLKAEFLSLALILVYVGAVMVLFLFVVMMLDLDLEHLRRDFKKFLPVAFLMGAVIVLELSIVIIRSFIGTNAPVQPMPEEMMANNTQALGMLIFVDYVYAFEVAGVILLVAIIAAVALTLRNRKDSKSQNIHEQVNVVAADRMRIVKMGSDMAAKQDTRGEKK
- the nuoI gene encoding NADH-quinone oxidoreductase subunit NuoI; the encoded protein is MFKKISQFLDSLMLKDILTGMSITGRYLFKPKITVQYPDEKTPLSNRFRGLHALRRYENGEERCIGCKLCEAVCPAYAITIETAERDDGTRRTSRYDIDLTKCIFCGFCEEACPVDAIVETNIFEYFGDKRGDLYFTKDMLLAVGDKYEKDIAANRAADAPYR
- the nuoH gene encoding NADH-quinone oxidoreductase subunit NuoH, with protein sequence MDNFLNLVTTQGEAIFGSLWPLVWALVRIVIIVLPMFGCVAYLTLWERKLIGWMHIRLGPNRVGPLGLLQPIADALKLLMKEIIAPAQASKVLYFIAPIMVIMPAFAAWAVIPFQAKMVLADVNAGLLYIMAISSIGVYGVILAGWSSNSKYPFLGAMRASAQMISYEIAMGFALVTVLLTSGSLNLSAIVASQEQGVFADMGLNFLSWNWLPLLPMFLIYFISGVAETNRHPFDVVEGESEIVAGHMVEYSGMSFAMFFLAEYANMILIAAVASIMFLGGWLPIVDLPILRDIPGFFWLFGKTFFLLSCVIWLRATLPRYRYDQIMRLGWKIFIPISVFWVVVIGAWVVSPWNIWK
- the nuoG gene encoding NADH-quinone oxidoreductase subunit NuoG, giving the protein MVEIELDGKAVEVPQGSMVMHAANKLGTYVPHFCYHKKLSIAANCRMCLVEVEKAPKPLPACATPVTQGMKVFTHSAKAVEAQRSVMEFLLINHPLDCPICDQGGECQLQDLAVGYGKSNSRYDEEKRVVFHKNVGPLISMQEMTRCIHCTRCVRFGQEVAGVMELGMVNRGEHSEITTFVGQTVDSELSGNMIDLCPVGALTSKPFRYAARTWELGRKRSVSPHDSLGANTTVQTKANKVMRVVALENEAINECWISDRDRFSYEGLNSTDRVTTPMVKQGGQWLETDWQSALDYVAHSLKTISAESGSEAIGALAHPISSTEELHLLQKMVRGLGSKQVETRLRQSDVAASVSAPWLGMPIAKINELDRVLVVGSFLRKDQPVLAARVRTASKRGLQVTRIDAGGDDWLIPSNGISAAPSAWLNALSEVAQAVAKAKSVSAPAGTANLAVSPAAQKIADSLISGESAAVLLGSAAIAHQHASDLHVLAQFIAEQTGATLGFLPVGGNSVGASLVNANGAGVESVLSGERRAVILMNIEPDADLPNPTAARAALAKANTVIALSAYKSADLLEVADVILPISTFSETVSTFVNLEGRAQTVQPSVKPLGDSRPAWKVIRVLGGLLGLDGFLFNLPEEVLGEALPENYCTRLSNNTPATSIANGNAAPMNGLERLADVNIYAGDQIVRRSSALQLTRDAKRGNQAGLNQKTFSELGLKEGDAVRVTQGSQTVDMPATLEVNLAPGAVRISAGTMASAKLGSMFGPVTVSKA